CTCTTGCGTACCTCTAAACGTTGAGCGGCCGATTGAAAATATTCGACAAGTTGATCCAATGCCTCTTGCAATCCAAACAATTCCCTTGTAAAAAACCGGTAATGCTTCTGCCCGGTGTCATCCCACTCGATGCCTTGTTCGGCTACCATGTCATAAATACGGGCGTGAGACAATCGACATAACCGGGGATCTTGAATGACTCGTTCAAAATATTCCCGAAAAGTGCCGTGCCAGCTCAACTGCTGTTCTCGCTGTTGATATTCCCGTAATCGTTCCCATAAATCCATGATTTCGCCTCCACTATACTTGCACTAACTCATCAGCCGGGTATTCACCATCCCATCGTATTGCAATATCATCCGGCGTCCTTCGTGAAGCGTTTCCAGAAAAATAGGCCGCCCCCACAACTCGTACACATAGGCTAATGTTCTTTCCGCGTACAGTAAGTCAAGATCTTGCCCGTCATGCTGGTGAACTAAATAGAGTTCGCCCCGGTGATGAAAATCCCCATCTCGTACATGAATAACCGGAATTCCTCCATGAGTCAGACGTTGCAGCAGGTACCGACGAATATCCTTAAAATCGCGTCCAATTTCCCGGGCTATTCCCTGTTCTTTTTCATAAACAAATAATCCGAGCCCTTGTGCAATGTCAGGAGTTAAATAGTTGCGGATCAAGCTCACATCATCATGAATTTGACGAACCACAAAAGCCTCTTGGACCCCTTGGGTACGGACAATCCTTTGAAAAATGGCATAACCTAGTGCATAGGGATTGATTTGGTTTCCCCTCGGTGAAAGAATCTGGGCATGCAAGCGCGCAAAATCCCAGTAATCCGCCTCATCCAAATCCATGTGCTGTATTAAATATTCATGCCATAAGACAGCCCACCCTTCATTGATGATCTTTGTGCGCCTATGCGGCCAGAAATACGTCATTTCCATTGCGATCATCGAAGCAATATCGCGTTGCCAATCTTTCAATACCGGACTATGGCGCGAAATAAAACCCAGAATATCCTCCGGATCAGAATCATGGTGCTGGATGACATGCCTTAAGAACGAAGCACACCCAGGCGAAGACTCGAGGCGTGCCGAAGCAAGCCCTGGCATAAAATACGCAACGTGCTCTGCGATGGATAACACGGCATCTAAGAATCGTTCTACTACGTCAATGCCATAAAGATATTCATAATGGCGTATTCTTCGTGCATGAGCGCGAACCATCATTAAAAGATGTTTTTTATCCGATTGGAACAGAAAATTATTCCCAAAAAAATCAGCGTGACCCATAACGTGGCAATGAACCAAGATATTTTCTAAAGGCGAATTATGCGCCAATACGAATGCATAAGCGGGAAAGGTGTCCAAAACCAGTTCATAAATCTTGCTAAAACCATATTCGTAGGACGTCTTAAGTAATTGGTACTGCTTTCCAAACGACCAATGAGAAAATCGTCCGGGCAACCAATAGGCAGCATATTCATATAAAATCGATGGGGGCACGTCCTCAAAGCATACCGGCAATGGATCGAGCCCGGCACTGCGAGCTAGGTCTTCTATATCTTCATCTGTAGGATAGGAACGTGGCATATCAGCTCTCCTGAGACAACGGAAAAAAATGTTGCAATGTCGGATAGACGTCCTTAAGATGCGACAACATAGCCGTCTTAAAGTGAGAATGTTTAATATGGCGAAATTGATTCATAAGGGTACTCGGATAAGAGCCCTCACGAATTTCCGCATAGCCAAATAAATTAACTCCCGGTAATATTTGCTCGAGATAGTCACGGGCTCGCTGATTATCTGTTTCCGACCAATTGTCTCCATCAGAAAAATGCACGGCATAAATATTCCATTGTTCTGGGGGATATTGTGTTTCTATCACATGCTGACACAATGCATAGGCCGATGAGACCTTTGTCCCGCCACTTTCTCCTAAGGCAAAAAAGTCTTCCTGATCCACCTCCCGGGCCTCTGTGTGATGAACAATAAAAATCTCTTCGACCGATTCATAACGCGTGCGAAGAAATTTCAGCATCCAGGAGGCAAAAGTACGCGCCACTCTTTTTTTTAAATCACCCATAGATCCGGAAATGTCCCGCATGGCGATAACTACCGCATTATGTGTCGGTTCCGATTCCATCTGCCATGTTCTAAATCGTAAATCGTGCGATATCCACGATCCCACTTGGGGCTGCCCTGCTCGAGCATGACGCAAAAGATTTTGCTGCAAACTCCGCCGTTTATCTAAATTGGCTATCAAACCTCGTTCCCGCACATCCTTAAAGCGCGGTTGACACGCGGAACTCGCACGAACAGGCTTAGGTTGTAAGTCAGGTAATCCCAGTTGGCTAAATAAAACGTCATCGATTTCGTCAATGGACACGTCTGCTTCATAATAATCCACTCCTGTCATATCCTGGCCCCCAGGGTGCCCTCCTTGCGGGCGAGGAGCAGACGACATCGTCACCGCATTATCTCCTGGCAATGGAATACTACCCTGACCGACATCGATTCCCCGATAAGGATCAAAGCGAAATCGATATTGTTCCAGCGTTTTGATAGGAACTTTAAGTATTTTGCCACCTTGTGCCGTAATGATATGTTCTTCGGTGATAATTTCAGACAATTGCGCTTTAATGGCCTCACGGAGTCGTCGTTGATGACGAGCTTGGTCCAACGCACCTTGACGCTCCAAATCCCAGTCAGTATGGAAAGACTGCAAACTCATTAACGCCTCCTTGACCGGTTAGGTAGTAAGTATCCTATGCCTCACCTAGAAGTCCATGACAGCCACTGTAAAAATATTTCTAGAGCACATCTTGCCGAACAAGAGATCTGTGACCCCAATCAAAATCAATGCTGCTACCGTGCCAATATCTTGGCTTGGAAAAGCAAACGGAAGAAACATCAGTTCTTGAAACCTCACAGCAAGCGTCCCACAATGTAAACATAAGCACATTCCATGGGCAAAACGTGAGGGACTGATGATGTGTATTTTCTGCCAAATAATAAACGGCGAAACAGCATGCCACGCAATCTTTGAAGACGACACGACTTTAGCAATTCTGGACGTTCGACCTTAATCCAGGGCATATATTAGTGATTCCAAAAGAACACGTACATCACATTTACGAATTAAGCGACCGGAATTATTGGGGACGGCGTCCTTCCGGTGCATATTCTTACCAAAACGCTGTCAAGTACGATTCCACGAGAAAGTTTCCGAAACCGACCATGAGCAACGCCAATCCCGCCCACACAACAGCATAATGCCGTAAAAGATCACATAACGTGGCGCTACTATACTGAGAACTGACCAGGCAATGCACCATGGACTCTCGTGTCCGTGCTTGGTGCCATCCAGAGCGCCACGGGACCAAAAAGCCGGTCGCAGACATCGGCTACACTGTATAATACAAAAATCAGCATCATATTGCGTTTCATTGCCTGTTCCCCCATGCACAAATTATAACAATGCCTTCTGCAGAGGATCAGGGAGATTCACGACATTCGACAGGGTTGCCAATAAAGATGACCTCCTGGCCGGCCTTCATCTTTCGATCTTAACGCCCCCATAGAGCATACAGGATACCTCCAGTTACGAATCGACGAAAAATGCGCCCGTGCCATTCGTGTTAATAAAAGGAAAAAATAGAGAGAGGGATAATCCGCGGGCGGAATGGCAACAATCAAATTTTCAGTTGAGAAAACATCTATTCTTTTTTGGTATTTTAAGTTATGTATATCGGATAGCAAAAACAAATTTTTCTTACAAAAAAAACACGAAATTGAGATTACCCGGAAGAATTTTCTGTTAGAGAAATTTTCGTGATGGCCTTCTTCTATGAATTTGTGCACGGTATGCTTGTGGTCTTGCTTAGTTACGGACCAGCCAATAACACGTAAAATCATTCGGATTCCATCTATTCTATTGCCATTAAAGTGGTGTCACTCAAGGGGGATGGACGATGCGCAAAAGACAACGATGGACCATAGGAATTTCTCTTAGCATCATTGTACTTGTGCTCATTACATTATCACTAATTTCTCTACCCATAGCATCCGGCCCCATTGGTGCTGAACTCCGGGCTTATCACGCTGGTTCTTTTATGGAAGGGTATGAAGGATGGACCGACCGACCCGTAACATTTGAAGGATATCCCATTCTCAATCGCACGGGTTTGCCTGAAACGGTGTTATCCGTGGTACCGACTAACATTCCACCCCATACTATTGTGAAAAGCGGCGTCGCTCCAATTCCTCCTGCACAAGGTGTCGCCTTTGGATGGAAACCTATGTACTGGACATCATTACCCCATTCTTTCGACAGCCAACGCGGGGCAAATGGCTGGACTCCCACATTAGGACTTGAGGCAACGCGGCCTGGGGTATACATTGTTGACGGCTTGTTGGTCCGATATCGCTGGAATCACAACACCTACACCGTGTATTTACCTGATCAATTTATGCTATGTGCAGGCAGTCAGCAACGCGGAACATGTCCAACCCATGTTGCTCTCCCTCCGGTTACATGGAAAATCAGCTTGTGGTCACGATTGACCCAAATCTTGTCTCGGTTTTAAAGAGTGCTAAATAATCATTTTGGATAGTTTTAATGAGCTTTAAATATTTCCCAAAGTTTAAACATAATTCCTAATATTCTATGCACTACAATACCTATAAGAATCCGAGACGTGAATTTCAAAATTAAACAGCAAATTTTTTAAGTCGCCTCAATTATTCTCACTAGCCTGGTGATATACTATGATTAGTGAATTGTTGGAGGTATACATACGATGGGGTCACCTTAACCGCGAAAGTTCAAGTCTATCCGACCCCAAAAGAGACCGTGTTGCTCCAGAAAATCCTCGACGCGTTTCGCAAAGGATGCCATTTCATCTCGGAAATTGTATATGCAACGCGCCACGTCCAGCATCCGATTCTGCACGCGGATACTTATCGTCCCTTGCGATCCCAGATGGGCCAATCGGTGATCAAAACCGTCATTGCTCGCTACAAAAGCGTTCTGGCCAACGGGCACTCGTGGACGCGGGTTCAGTTCACGAAACCGGCGCTCGATCTCGTCTAGAATCGCAACTATTCCCTGAAGGCCAGCGGATTCTCCCTCAATACGCTCGGAAGCCCGGTGGAGATGGCCTCAGCATATCTTAATGGCCGTCATATTTTCCGGCAGTTTGCTTCTTGTCGGCTGTTTTGACCACATTGCCATCCCTTCGAGGATCTCTAGACCGCCTCATCTGTCCCCGCGGTTAAAACCCATACAACTGAATTGTCGCTCAAATCCTCACCAACATCAGGTTCGGCATCGAGTCCTCCTGGTCCTTCATAATCTTTAAGTCGCTATGCATGTTTAATTCGTCATCCTTTTCTAAAGAGGATTTGGACAGACTGAATGATTAGGTACGATATGGGATTTCCCATCCTCCGGACAATCTCAACCATCACTCTCTCACCACTTAATTCCGCCCATGTTACGGCCTTCTTCTGTTCATGACAAGGTCGTAACCCTGACTCAACGGGGATGCACGGGGCGATTCGCCCGGGGAGTTGTTAGTTCCGCCACGGATCACGTATCGCCGTCTTGTTCCCCTCCGGGGAACGCCAAGGCGTAGTCCGGCTGAACCCCGGCACGTTGCTGGCGGGATAAGCTCTGGCGAGTCCGGAGAACCACTCCAGGGCCTCACGATCCATGGACGCAATCAGGGCGGTCCTCCATAATCTCCCCCTTTAGGGTGGCGAGGTACAACTATATCTGGAAACGAGGTGCATCTCCAAATCCCAATTGAAGCTTTACGCCGAAGGCGATTCATCCATAAACACCTTATGATACTCAGACATCGTAATGCGGACTTCCCTTGCTTTAGCCCCGTCTGACGGCCCAATATAACCACGTTCCTCCATGGCGTCTATTAATCGCGCGGCCCGTGTATAGCCGACGCGAAGGCGACGTTGAAGCATTGAGGTGGAAGCCTGTCCACTTTCGACGACAATTTTGACCGCCTCGGGGAATAATGGATCGGTCTCTTGCACAAGAGGCCTGGCAGTGTCTCCTGTTTCCTGAAATTCGACGGGTTCAACAGATGCTTGCGGTTGAGCATGATCGATAACAAAAGACACAATTTCTTCGATTTCTTTTTCACGAATAAAAGCTCCCTGGATACGTTGTGGTTTGGCTGCGCCTACCGGGTGAAAAAGCATATCACCCCGTCCCAACAGCTTTTCCGCACCCGCCGCATCTAAAATCGTGCGTGAATCCACTTGGCTGGATACAGCAAAAGCAATACGCGAAGGAATATTGGCTTTGATGGTTCCCGTGATAACGTCCACGGAAGGGCGTTGCGTCGCAACGACCAAGTGAATGCCCGCTGCACGGGCCATTTGCGCTAAGCGCGCAATGGATTCTTCCACATCTTGAGGAGCGACCATCATCAGGTCTGCTAATTCATCGATAATCACCACAATTAATGGGAGTCGTTCTTCAGCTGTTTGGTTATAACGGCTAACATCGCGCACTCCCGCGTCCGCAAACAAGCGGTATCGCCGTTCCATTTCTGCCACGGCCCAGCGTAGTGCTCCGGCCGCTTTTTTGGGCTCGGTGACCACAGGACTCAACAAATGGGGAATGCCATTATATATTGATAATTCCACAACTTTAGGGTCAATCAATAACAGCCGGACTACGTCAGGACTCGCGCGAAATAAGAGACTTGTAATCAACACGTTAATCAAAACACTTTTGCCTGATCCCGTGGCACCAGCGACCAATAAATGGGGCATCTGATCTAGCCCTGTGACAATAGGAGCCCCGGCGACGTCCCGCCCTAAGCCAACCGACAGAGGAGAAGGCGACTGGGCAAACTGGTCACTTTCTAACACTTCTCGTAACAAAACGGGGGTCACTTCATCATTTGGCACCTCAATGCCAATTGCAGACTTGCCAGGAATCGGGGCCTCAATGCGCACACCCGTAGCGGCTAATGATAAGGCAATATCATCCGCTAAATTCACAATCCGGGACACTTTGACTCCGGGAGGCGGAATGATTTCAAATCGCGTGATTGTCGGCCCCTGACTCACCTCACCCAAAGTCACATCGATGCCAAATTGTCGCAACGCATTCACCAAAATATCTGCCCGCTCCTTGGCACTTTGCCCTCGCCGGCCTCCTTTATGAAGATCTGGAGCGGCTAGCAAGCTCAGTGGCGGCGGCAAGTAATTCATGGCATAAACGGGAGCTATCGTTTTGGGCACACTGGCCATCGCCGGTGTATCAGGGATGGTATCGTCTTTTCCGGGAAGATCATCAAAAATATTGCGTGACGATCCGCGAATATCTGGTGAGTTCTGTGGCTTTTCTAGTGGCACCTGGCTTCTCGAACCCGGTCTCGTTTTCGGTGCCGTGGTCTTGGAAACAGGCACAGGGCTTTCTTCTTCTGGAGGATAAATCCAGTCACGAAGCGCCGAATAAACGGCGTAAATGACGCGATAAACAATTTCCAATAATCCACGAAGAAATCGGGCCACTCCTGTCCCCAAGGTTAATGCACTGGCGCCCGTATAGAGCATCAAACCTATGACCAGTAACACCACGGACAACAAGAACGTTCCCCCTGGGGCAATAGCTTGCGCGAGTTTGTCTTCAAGCCATGTGGACATAAAACCCGCGATAGGCTTGTCTACCATAGGCATTAAAATAAAAAGACCTAAAAACATTAACACGGCGCCCCAGCCGCGCCGGTGACCAGTAAAAGATGGCCGACCTAATAAACGCAAAGCCCCCGCAACGAGAACAAAGGCCGGAATCAACCATCCAAGCACGCCAAAGCTAAACGTCAACCCGTGTGCCAAATCCCGCGTTAGTCGGCCCGAATGCGGAAATATCAATGATAAATAGCCCAACAATCCCAAGGCTACCAACAGGATGCCGCCAATCTCACGACGCATGTCCTTGGAAATTTGTTTGAGCACGGAAAACATTCAAAATCCTCCTAACCAAAAAGTCACGACCCCTAAAATTAACGTATACCACCCAAACTGCCGCCATAATCGCGTGGTCGCGAGCGCATGCTTAACCCATTCTATCGCAAAAATCCCGCTTATGGCAGCCATTCCCATACCGAAAACAATAGCCCAGTTCGATCCCCCAGA
The Sulfobacillus thermosulfidooxidans DNA segment above includes these coding regions:
- a CDS encoding FtsK/SpoIIIE family DNA translocase, with amino-acid sequence MFSVLKQISKDMRREIGGILLVALGLLGYLSLIFPHSGRLTRDLAHGLTFSFGVLGWLIPAFVLVAGALRLLGRPSFTGHRRGWGAVLMFLGLFILMPMVDKPIAGFMSTWLEDKLAQAIAPGGTFLLSVVLLVIGLMLYTGASALTLGTGVARFLRGLLEIVYRVIYAVYSALRDWIYPPEEESPVPVSKTTAPKTRPGSRSQVPLEKPQNSPDIRGSSRNIFDDLPGKDDTIPDTPAMASVPKTIAPVYAMNYLPPPLSLLAAPDLHKGGRRGQSAKERADILVNALRQFGIDVTLGEVSQGPTITRFEIIPPPGVKVSRIVNLADDIALSLAATGVRIEAPIPGKSAIGIEVPNDEVTPVLLREVLESDQFAQSPSPLSVGLGRDVAGAPIVTGLDQMPHLLVAGATGSGKSVLINVLITSLLFRASPDVVRLLLIDPKVVELSIYNGIPHLLSPVVTEPKKAAGALRWAVAEMERRYRLFADAGVRDVSRYNQTAEERLPLIVVIIDELADLMMVAPQDVEESIARLAQMARAAGIHLVVATQRPSVDVITGTIKANIPSRIAFAVSSQVDSRTILDAAGAEKLLGRGDMLFHPVGAAKPQRIQGAFIREKEIEEIVSFVIDHAQPQASVEPVEFQETGDTARPLVQETDPLFPEAVKIVVESGQASTSMLQRRLRVGYTRAARLIDAMEERGYIGPSDGAKAREVRITMSEYHKVFMDESPSA
- a CDS encoding YeaH/YhbH family protein translates to MSLQSFHTDWDLERQGALDQARHQRRLREAIKAQLSEIITEEHIITAQGGKILKVPIKTLEQYRFRFDPYRGIDVGQGSIPLPGDNAVTMSSAPRPQGGHPGGQDMTGVDYYEADVSIDEIDDVLFSQLGLPDLQPKPVRASSACQPRFKDVRERGLIANLDKRRSLQQNLLRHARAGQPQVGSWISHDLRFRTWQMESEPTHNAVVIAMRDISGSMGDLKKRVARTFASWMLKFLRTRYESVEEIFIVHHTEAREVDQEDFFALGESGGTKVSSAYALCQHVIETQYPPEQWNIYAVHFSDGDNWSETDNQRARDYLEQILPGVNLFGYAEIREGSYPSTLMNQFRHIKHSHFKTAMLSHLKDVYPTLQHFFPLSQES
- a CDS encoding SpoVR family protein encodes the protein MPRSYPTDEDIEDLARSAGLDPLPVCFEDVPPSILYEYAAYWLPGRFSHWSFGKQYQLLKTSYEYGFSKIYELVLDTFPAYAFVLAHNSPLENILVHCHVMGHADFFGNNFLFQSDKKHLLMMVRAHARRIRHYEYLYGIDVVERFLDAVLSIAEHVAYFMPGLASARLESSPGCASFLRHVIQHHDSDPEDILGFISRHSPVLKDWQRDIASMIAMEMTYFWPHRRTKIINEGWAVLWHEYLIQHMDLDEADYWDFARLHAQILSPRGNQINPYALGYAIFQRIVRTQGVQEAFVVRQIHDDVSLIRNYLTPDIAQGLGLFVYEKEQGIAREIGRDFKDIRRYLLQRLTHGGIPVIHVRDGDFHHRGELYLVHQHDGQDLDLLYAERTLAYVYELWGRPIFLETLHEGRRMILQYDGMVNTRLMS